A section of the Pan paniscus chromosome 7, NHGRI_mPanPan1-v2.0_pri, whole genome shotgun sequence genome encodes:
- the ANKRD46 gene encoding ankyrin repeat domain-containing protein 46 isoform X1, producing the protein MSYVFVNDSSQTNVPLLQACIDGDFNYSKRLLESGFDPNIRDSRGRTGLHLAAARGNVDICQLLHKFGADLLATDYQGNTALHLCGHVDTIQFLVSNGLKIDICNHQGATPLVLAKRRGVNKDVIRLLESLEEQEVKGFNRGTHSKLETMQTAESESAMESHSLLNPNLQQGEGVLSSFRTTWQEFVEDLGFWRVLLLIFVIALLSLGIAYYVSGVLPFVENQPELVH; encoded by the exons ATGTCGTATGTTTTTGTAAATGATTCTTCTCAGACTAACGTGCCCTTGCTACAAGCCTGTATTGATGGGGACTTTAATTATTCCAAGCGGCTTTTGGAAAGTGGCTTTGACCCAAATATTCGTGACAGCAGGGGCAGAACAGGCCTTCACCTTGCAGCAGCTCGAGGGAATGTAGACATCTGCCAGTTACTGCATAAATTCGGTGCCGATCTTCTGGCCACAGATTATCAAGGAAACACAGCTCTTCACCTCTGTGGCCATGTGGATACTATCCAATTTTTGGTTTCCAATGGACTCAAAATTGATATTTG caatcaTCAAGGTGCTACCCCTTTAGTTCTGGCAAAGCGCAGAGGAGTAAATAAAGATGTCATCCGATTGCTGGAATCTTTGGAAGAACAGGAGGTGAAAGGATTTAACAGAGGAACCCACTCGAAACTGGAGACCATGCAAACAGCTGAGAGTGAAAG TGCCATGGAAAGCCATTCACTCCTCAATCCCAACCTGCAGCAAGGTGAAGGAGTCCTCTCCAGCTTCCGAACCACGTGGCAGGAGTTTGTGGAGGATCTGGGCTTCTGGAGAGTATTGCTGTTGATCTTCGTCATTGCTTTGCTGTCTCTTGGCATTGCTTATTATGTGAGTGGAGTGCTACCCTTCGTGGAAAACCAGCCTGAACTGGTGCATTAA
- the ANKRD46 gene encoding ankyrin repeat domain-containing protein 46 isoform X2, with product MSYVFVNDSSQTNVPLLQACIDGDFNYSKRLLESGFDPNIRDSRGRTGLHLAAARGNVDICQLLHKFGADLLATDYQGNTALHLCGHVDTIQFLVSNGLKIDICNHQGATPLVLAKRRGVNKDVIRLLESLEEQEVKGFNRGTHSKLETMQTAESESAMESHSLLNPNLQQGEGVLSSFRTTWQEFVEDLGFWRVLLLIFVIALLSLGIAYYRRTLRLGSFARQDRSRIQAI from the exons ATGTCGTATGTTTTTGTAAATGATTCTTCTCAGACTAACGTGCCCTTGCTACAAGCCTGTATTGATGGGGACTTTAATTATTCCAAGCGGCTTTTGGAAAGTGGCTTTGACCCAAATATTCGTGACAGCAGGGGCAGAACAGGCCTTCACCTTGCAGCAGCTCGAGGGAATGTAGACATCTGCCAGTTACTGCATAAATTCGGTGCCGATCTTCTGGCCACAGATTATCAAGGAAACACAGCTCTTCACCTCTGTGGCCATGTGGATACTATCCAATTTTTGGTTTCCAATGGACTCAAAATTGATATTTG caatcaTCAAGGTGCTACCCCTTTAGTTCTGGCAAAGCGCAGAGGAGTAAATAAAGATGTCATCCGATTGCTGGAATCTTTGGAAGAACAGGAGGTGAAAGGATTTAACAGAGGAACCCACTCGAAACTGGAGACCATGCAAACAGCTGAGAGTGAAAG TGCCATGGAAAGCCATTCACTCCTCAATCCCAACCTGCAGCAAGGTGAAGGAGTCCTCTCCAGCTTCCGAACCACGTGGCAGGAGTTTGTGGAGGATCTGGGCTTCTGGAGAGTATTGCTGTTGATCTTCGTCATTGCTTTGCTGTCTCTTGGCATTGCTTATTAT